TGAACGTGATCCGTTCGTCTGCAGTTGATGAGCACGACAGCAGCGATGGAGGCGGAGCCGGGAGCGCAGCTGATCAGAAGATTGAATCCAAAACGCCACGGCCAAATCAGGGGTCACTGCTGATTGATGCGACATGCGTTCCGGCAGATATTCGGCATCCAACGGATCTCTCGCTGCTCAATGAAGGCCGAGAGCTCACCGAGACTCTGATCGATGCCATGTATTCGCAGGTCAGAGAGTCCTTTGGTCACAAACCACGAACGCATCGGAAGCAGGCCAGGCAGCAGTTCCTCGCCGTGGCCAAGAAAAAACGCCCTCGGTTTCTCAAGATCCGCAAAGCGATCAAGCAACAGCTTGGGCATCTCAAGCGCAACCTTGCCAACATTGACGCCCTGACAGCCTGTGGCGCAAGCCTTCTGGCGGCTGGGCGGCATGCCTATCAGAAGCTGTTGGTTGTCAGTGAGCTGGTCCGCCAGCAGAACATTCTCTATCGCTCAGACACCAGAAGTATTCCCGCTCGCATCGTCAGCCTCTGTCAAGCGCACATCAGGCCAATTGTTCGCGGCAAGGCGAGGTGCAATGTTGAGTTCGGCGCCAAGATCTCACTTTCTGTCACCGATGAAGGATTTGCTTTCCTGGATCGGCTGAGCTTTGACCCCTACAACGAAGGGGAAGATCTGAAAGTTCAGGCCCAAGCCTATCGTCGTCGATACGGCTGCTATCCGGAGGTGATCTGCGCTGATCAGATCTACCGCACAAGATCAAATCGGGCATTCTGCCAGCGTCACGGCATTCGGCTGAGTGGGCCTCGTCTTGGTCGCCCGAAGAATGATCCGGAGTTGGTGGCAGCCGAGAGGCGGCAGTTCGTTGATGATCAAAGGCGGCGCAATGCTGTTGAAGGCAAGATCGGTCAAGGCAAGCGTCGCTATGGATTGGGATTGATCCGAGAGAAACTGCCGGCAACACAGGGTTCATCCATCGCGATGAATGTCCTGGTCATGAACCTCCAGAAGCTCCTGGAGCTTCTTTGTCTCTATTTTGTGCTCTGCTGGCAACTCTTGGTCTCCGCCGCACGGGCTCTGAGCTCCAGCAGCAGAGAGCTGAGTTGTCAGCTCAGCGGGGCCTGAGGATCACTCAGAGGTCGCCCGGGCAGGCTCATTGTGGTGCGCATTGCCCGCGGCTCACTTTCTCAGGAGGCCCTACATGTCCAAACGACGAGCCGGCAGCCGCCAGGAGGTGGCTGCCGCAGCGGCGGGCATCTCGGTGAGCAGTGCCCACCGCATTGATGCAGGCCGCCTCCAACCCAAAGCCGCCAAGCCCCGCACCAGGCGCCGACCCGATCCATTGGCGGAGGTCTGGGAACCACTCTTACTGCCGCTGCTGGAGCGCCATCCAGCGCTCACGCCCACCACCCTGCTGGAGCACCTGCAGGAGCAAAAGCCTGATCAGGACTGGAGTTCGGTGAAACGCACCCTGCAGCGGCGGGTACAGCAGTGGAAGGCACTGCATGGCCCGGCGCCGGAGGTGATGTTCCCGCTGGCCTACCAGCCCGGCGAGATCGGCTTCTGCGACTTCACCCGGGTGAAACGGGTGGCGATCACCCTGCGCGGACAACCGTTCCCCCACCTTCTCTTTCACTACCGCCTGGCCTGGAGCGGCTGGGCCTACGGGCAGATCGTCCACGGCGGAGAGAGTTTCGTGGCCCTCTCCGAGGGTCTGCAGAACGCCCTGGCCGCCTGCGGTGGGGTGCCCAGAGAGCTGCGCACCGATCGGCTCTCGGCCGCCAGCCGCAACCGGGATGGCAGCTACGCCCTCGACATCACCCCCCGCTACCAGGCCCTGTGTGCCCACTACGGCCTGTCCCCCAGCCGCAACAACCGGGGTGTGGCCCACGAGAACGGCATCGTCGAGGGACCCAACGGCCATGTGAAACGGCGGCTGGAGCAGAAGCTGATCCTGCGCGGCAGCTGTGATTTCGAGGAGCCGGCCGAATACGGCGAGCTTCTCGCTGAGGTGTTCAGCGCCCTCAACGCCCCCCGGCAACGGCGCTACGAGCAGGAGCTGGAGCATCTGGCCCCTCTGCCGGCGTTCCGCTTTGCCGACTACGAGCGGCTCACGGTGCGGGTGCGGAGCACCAGCACGATCGAGGTGAGGCAGGTGATCTACTCGGTGCCGCCCACCCTGATCGGCCGTCAGGTCACGGTGCGGCTGCACCACGACCGGCTGGTGGTGTTCCTGGGCAGCGGCTGGGTCTGCCAGCTCCCGCGCGCCTATGGCGCCGCAGGTGAGAAGCGGGCCTGGTGCATCGATCTGGAGCACCTGATCGATGGCCTGCGGGCCAAGCCCCGGGCCCTGCTCCATTGCCGCTACCAGCGCCACCTGTTCCCGGATCAGCGCTGGTGGGAGTTCTGGCAGCAGTTGCTGGCCGGCGGTGAGCGTGACGGTGCGGCCCGGCTGATGGCGGAGGCCCTGTATGTGGCGGTGCGGGTGGCCTCGTTTGAGTTGGTGCTCGCCTTCCTGGAGCAGGCCCAGCGCCGCCAGTCCCTGTCCCTCTCGGCTCTGCAGCAGCGCTTTCGCGTGCCGCCCCGCTGCCCGAGCCTCCCCGATCCCGTCATTCCCCAACACCTGCTGGCCTCCTATGACCACCTCGTCCCCGCTGCCGCGCTCACAGGCGGTGGAAGCGGCCCTGCCGCTGCTGCTCAAACAACTCAA
This portion of the Cyanobium sp. NIES-981 genome encodes:
- a CDS encoding IS5 family transposase, whose product is MYRREHRDQLSFEDFFLPFGGKLSGDNRWIKLAELIPWDELEGDYAAQFCKGFGAPAKPFRMALGALIIKARMGLTDEELVEQIKENPYLQFFIGLEAFQYSAPFDPSMMVYFRKRLPDSVVNDCNERIVRHGLNVIRSSAVDEHDSSDGGGAGSAADQKIESKTPRPNQGSLLIDATCVPADIRHPTDLSLLNEGRELTETLIDAMYSQVRESFGHKPRTHRKQARQQFLAVAKKKRPRFLKIRKAIKQQLGHLKRNLANIDALTACGASLLAAGRHAYQKLLVVSELVRQQNILYRSDTRSIPARIVSLCQAHIRPIVRGKARCNVEFGAKISLSVTDEGFAFLDRLSFDPYNEGEDLKVQAQAYRRRYGCYPEVICADQIYRTRSNRAFCQRHGIRLSGPRLGRPKNDPELVAAERRQFVDDQRRRNAVEGKIGQGKRRYGLGLIREKLPATQGSSIAMNVLVMNLQKLLELLCLYFVLCWQLLVSAARALSSSSRELSCQLSGA
- the istA gene encoding IS21 family transposase — encoded protein: MSKRRAGSRQEVAAAAAGISVSSAHRIDAGRLQPKAAKPRTRRRPDPLAEVWEPLLLPLLERHPALTPTTLLEHLQEQKPDQDWSSVKRTLQRRVQQWKALHGPAPEVMFPLAYQPGEIGFCDFTRVKRVAITLRGQPFPHLLFHYRLAWSGWAYGQIVHGGESFVALSEGLQNALAACGGVPRELRTDRLSAASRNRDGSYALDITPRYQALCAHYGLSPSRNNRGVAHENGIVEGPNGHVKRRLEQKLILRGSCDFEEPAEYGELLAEVFSALNAPRQRRYEQELEHLAPLPAFRFADYERLTVRVRSTSTIEVRQVIYSVPPTLIGRQVTVRLHHDRLVVFLGSGWVCQLPRAYGAAGEKRAWCIDLEHLIDGLRAKPRALLHCRYQRHLFPDQRWWEFWQQLLAGGERDGAARLMAEALYVAVRVASFELVLAFLEQAQRRQSLSLSALQQRFRVPPRCPSLPDPVIPQHLLASYDHLVPAAALTGGGSGPAAAAQTTQAGAVSQPLAAAGRAG